A single Nicotiana tabacum cultivar K326 chromosome 5, ASM71507v2, whole genome shotgun sequence DNA region contains:
- the LOC142180871 gene encoding uncharacterized protein LOC142180871, whose product MDEEGSKNARKTDVAWKYSIMTLNEKYFRSKFCNQQISGTINRLKQHLTGTHKGIKPCPKVPYEVAEECKKALLKLQNVKIIRKATLEEMRAVATGSDNMDGESGSSPTMSNLPPKARGPLDDFERKKVCQRIGRFFFSSGIPFNVANDPYYLSMFEGVANYGPGFVPSSMHELRTWILKDEVTNINKMLDEHKKSWKSIDASDSIKSGEILALHLNKIIDEVGEENVVQIITDNGSNFINAGKRIMETRPHIYWTPCAAHCIDLLLEDIGKLKMHQDTLTKAKEVVRFIYGHT is encoded by the exons ATGGATGAAGAGGGCTCTAAAAATGCAAGGAAAACAGATGTTGCATGGAAATATTCAATCATGACCCTGAATGAGAAATACTTTCGAAGCAAGTTCTGTAATCAACAAATTAGTGGCACAATTAACAGATTGAAGCAACATTTAACAGGCACCCACAAAGGGATAAAACCTTGTCCGAAGGTACCGTATGAAGTAGCTGAAGAATGCAAGAAAGCATTACTAAAGCTTCAAAATGTAAAAATCATAAGAAAGGCTACTTTGGAAGAAATGCGAGCTGTTGCAACTGGAAGTGATAACATGGATGGTGAATCAGGTTCTTCTCCAACTATGAGCAATTTGCCTCCAAAGGCTAGAGGTCCGCTGGATGATTTT GAAAGAAAAAAAGTTTGTCAGCGAATTGGTAGGTTTTTCTTCTCAAGTGGTATACCATTTAATGTTGCAAATGATCCGTACTATTTGTCAATGTTTGAAGGAGTTGCAAATTATGGTCCGGGTTTTGTACCTTCTTCAATGCATGAGCTAAGAACTTGGATACTAAAAGATGAAGTTACAAATATTAACAAGATGTTAGATGAACATAAGAAATCTTGGAA ATCTATTGATGCATCGGACTCTATAAAAAGTGGTGAAATACTTGCGCTGCATTTAAATAAGATCATAGATGAAGTTGGAGAAGAGAATGTTGTGCAGATAATAACTGATAATGGTTCTAATTTTATTAATGCTGGAAAAAGAATAATGGAAACTAGGCCTCATATTTATTGGACTCCATGTGCAGCGCATTGCATTGACCTATTATTAGAAGACATAGGAAAATTGAAAATGCATCAAGACACACTTACAAAAGCAAAAGAAGTGGTGAGATTTATTTATGGACATACATGA